From one Lycium barbarum isolate Lr01 chromosome 6, ASM1917538v2, whole genome shotgun sequence genomic stretch:
- the LOC132645977 gene encoding dormancy-associated protein homolog 3 isoform X1, producing the protein MSLLDKLWDDTVAGPRPDSGLGKLRKYSTFSPRSSNSGKESEVSTPRSFTDEASEDAVKVTRSIMIVKPSGSQNRDSPPVSPAGTTPPVSPFAGKVSFFGVRQGETHIGSAGDQHRSHTRMPMGLDPEALVLLTTCEI; encoded by the exons ATGAGCTTACTTGACAAGCTATGGGATGACACTGTTGCCGGTCCCAGGCCAGATAGTGGTCTGGGGAAACTCCGGAAGTATTCTACTTTTAGCCCCCGTTCATCAAATTCCGGCAAGG AATCAGAAGTTTCTACACCGAGATCCTTCACTGATGAAGCAAGTGAGGACGCGGTGAAAGTGACCAGAAGTATAATGATAGTAAAGCCATCTGGCAGTCAGAATAGAGACTCACCTCCCGTTTCTCCTGCCGGTACTACACCTCCGGTATCTCCTTTTGCCGGTAAGGTGTCATTTTTTGGG GTTCGGCAGGGAGAGACGCATATCGGTTCCGCAGGCGATCAGCATCGTTCGCATACGAGAATGCCAATGGGGTTGGACCCAGAAGCCCTCGTCCTCCTTACGACCTGTGAGATATAG
- the LOC132645977 gene encoding dormancy-associated protein homolog 3 isoform X2, translated as MSLLDKLWDDTVAGPRPDSGLGKLRKYSTFSPRSSNSGKESEVSTPRSFTDEASEDAVKVTRSIMIVKPSGSQNRDSPPVSPAGTTPPVSPFAGSAGRDAYRFRRRSASFAYENANGVGPRSPRPPYDL; from the exons ATGAGCTTACTTGACAAGCTATGGGATGACACTGTTGCCGGTCCCAGGCCAGATAGTGGTCTGGGGAAACTCCGGAAGTATTCTACTTTTAGCCCCCGTTCATCAAATTCCGGCAAGG AATCAGAAGTTTCTACACCGAGATCCTTCACTGATGAAGCAAGTGAGGACGCGGTGAAAGTGACCAGAAGTATAATGATAGTAAAGCCATCTGGCAGTCAGAATAGAGACTCACCTCCCGTTTCTCCTGCCGGTACTACACCTCCGGTATCTCCTTTTGCCG GTTCGGCAGGGAGAGACGCATATCGGTTCCGCAGGCGATCAGCATCGTTCGCATACGAGAATGCCAATGGGGTTGGACCCAGAAGCCCTCGTCCTCCTTACGACCTGTGA